From Kineosporia succinea, the proteins below share one genomic window:
- a CDS encoding ATP-grasp domain-containing protein, with product MRHPFAEPGPGTLVVLPSMTLGAAGLAKIPGVMHYEERMLYALRKLRRPGGRVVFLSSVGIDPAFLRYSLQLMAPDAESWRRLTLLPCDDPDPVPLTVKIRRSPALVHRLRQAIGDPADALIIAFNGSPQERSLALELGVPLFAPDPDLAVLGTKSGGRTFFRAAGLPVAEGVEGLRDEGDVVGALAELRSRQPDLAAAMVKLNEGFGASGNATFSFAGAPGPGPGLVRWIARELPSRAVYGSPPDDWAHYRQELERCGAAVECFVQGEEVTSPSAQVMLVPGQEARVVSTQDQVLGGPERQIFTGATFPARPEYRRQIRRLAGQAGQALAAAGVTGLVSVDFVSARTGTHWQHHAVEVNLRMGGGTAPYFFVDALVQGTFDETAEEYVAPDGRPRVYFATDRLIDPAYRSLDPEAAIRALERSGTAFSDASRTGTFGYMLGALEIGRLGVISVATALPAARAGYRRVAEELRESSRSRL from the coding sequence ATGCGCCATCCGTTCGCCGAACCCGGCCCGGGAACCCTGGTGGTGCTGCCGAGCATGACGCTCGGTGCAGCGGGGCTGGCGAAGATACCCGGCGTCATGCACTACGAGGAGCGCATGCTCTACGCCCTGCGGAAACTGCGCCGCCCGGGCGGGCGTGTGGTGTTCCTCAGCAGCGTCGGCATCGATCCGGCGTTCCTGCGCTACTCCCTGCAACTGATGGCACCGGATGCCGAATCCTGGCGCCGCCTGACCCTTTTACCGTGTGACGACCCCGACCCGGTTCCGCTCACCGTGAAGATCCGGCGCAGCCCGGCACTCGTGCACCGGTTGCGGCAGGCGATCGGCGACCCGGCCGACGCCCTGATCATCGCGTTCAACGGCTCCCCGCAAGAGCGTTCCCTGGCCCTGGAGCTGGGGGTCCCGCTGTTCGCCCCCGATCCGGACCTGGCGGTGCTGGGCACCAAGAGCGGCGGCCGCACGTTCTTCCGGGCGGCCGGGCTACCGGTCGCGGAGGGCGTCGAGGGCCTGCGCGACGAGGGTGACGTGGTGGGGGCGCTCGCCGAGTTGCGCTCGCGACAGCCCGATCTGGCGGCGGCGATGGTCAAGCTGAACGAGGGGTTCGGCGCCAGCGGCAACGCCACCTTCAGCTTCGCCGGCGCTCCGGGACCCGGCCCCGGGCTGGTGCGCTGGATCGCCCGGGAGCTGCCGTCCCGGGCCGTCTACGGTTCCCCGCCCGACGACTGGGCGCACTACCGGCAGGAACTCGAACGGTGCGGCGCCGCCGTGGAGTGTTTCGTGCAGGGCGAGGAGGTGACGTCGCCGTCGGCCCAGGTGATGCTGGTGCCCGGGCAGGAGGCGCGGGTCGTGTCCACCCAGGACCAGGTGCTCGGTGGCCCGGAGCGGCAGATCTTCACCGGGGCCACCTTCCCGGCCCGGCCGGAGTACCGGCGTCAGATCCGCCGCCTGGCCGGTCAGGCCGGTCAGGCCCTGGCCGCGGCCGGGGTCACCGGCCTGGTCAGTGTCGACTTCGTCTCGGCCCGCACCGGGACGCACTGGCAGCACCACGCCGTCGAGGTGAACCTGCGCATGGGGGGCGGCACGGCCCCTTACTTCTTCGTCGATGCCTTGGTGCAGGGGACTTTCGACGAGACGGCCGAGGAGTACGTGGCGCCCGACGGTCGTCCCCGGGTGTACTTCGCCACCGACCGCCTGATCGACCCGGCCTACCGCTCCCTCGATCCGGAGGCGGCGATCCGGGCCCTCGAGCGCAGCGGCACCGCGTTCAGCGACGCGAGCCGCACGGGGACGTTCGGGTACATGCTGGGCGCGCTGGAGATCGGGCGTCTGGGGGTGATCTCCGTGGCCACGGCCCTCCCGGCCGCCCGGGCCGGGTACCGGCGGGTGGCCGAAGAGCTCCGGGAGAGCAGCCGGTCACGTCTCTAG